One Dictyoglomus turgidum DSM 6724 DNA window includes the following coding sequences:
- a CDS encoding sugar ABC transporter permease, whose protein sequence is MKKNNFLNHIPKHLLIWIILVFTFFPVAWTVSASLRAGGGLVGQKLIPEVLTLEHYSNLKAIGFFNWIKNSLIVSLTTAILTVFFVSLAAYAFSRFNFWGKKYSLLTLLILQMFPAVMGMVAVYLLLFHIGKYIPFLGLNTLSGLIMVYLGGGVPYNIWLMKGFFDSIPDSLEESALIDGATRFQAYYKIILPLATPVLAVVAINSFIGTYSDFLLASIILKDPSKYTFAVGLRNFISGMYDVRWGDFAAASIVGALPIVILFLSLQNLIVSGLTRGAVKE, encoded by the coding sequence GGATCATCTTAGTGTTTACCTTTTTTCCAGTAGCATGGACTGTATCAGCCTCATTAAGAGCTGGTGGTGGGCTTGTAGGTCAAAAACTAATTCCTGAGGTTTTAACCTTAGAGCACTATTCAAATCTAAAAGCTATAGGATTTTTTAATTGGATTAAAAATTCCCTAATAGTATCCTTAACTACTGCCATTCTTACAGTTTTTTTTGTATCTCTTGCAGCATATGCATTCTCAAGATTTAACTTTTGGGGTAAAAAATACTCCCTTCTTACTCTTCTTATCTTACAAATGTTCCCAGCAGTAATGGGAATGGTAGCAGTATATCTATTACTCTTTCATATTGGTAAATACATTCCTTTTTTAGGGTTGAATACTCTATCAGGATTAATAATGGTTTATCTTGGAGGAGGCGTACCCTATAACATATGGCTTATGAAGGGATTTTTTGACAGCATTCCTGACTCCTTAGAAGAGTCTGCTTTAATTGATGGAGCCACAAGATTCCAAGCCTACTATAAAATAATACTTCCCCTTGCTACTCCTGTTTTAGCGGTAGTAGCAATAAATTCCTTTATAGGAACATATTCTGACTTTCTATTAGCAAGTATTATTTTAAAGGATCCATCAAAATATACCTTTGCAGTTGGCTTAAGAAACTTTATATCAGGGATGTATGATGTAAGATGGGGAGATTTTGCTGCAGCCTCCATTGTTGGAGCCTTACCCATTGTGATATTATTTTTATCCCTTCAAAATCTTATAGTCTCAGGTTTAACCCGTGGTGCTGTTAAAGAGTAA
- a CDS encoding D-lyxose/D-mannose family sugar isomerase, which translates to MKRSEYERAKKRAIEFLERAHIVITDEEKNRIEVADFGLGKIDVFGLQILTYVSTERVCAKELILFPRQTCPEHRHPPFGGDLGKEETFRCRWGKVYLYVPGEPAENPKATVPEEKKKYFTVWHEIELNPGEQYTLYPNIPHWFQAGDEGAIVSEFSTRNSDEYDIFTDPEIRRIPVIEED; encoded by the coding sequence ATGAAGAGGTCGGAATATGAAAGGGCAAAGAAGAGGGCTATTGAGTTTCTAGAGAGGGCTCATATTGTTATTACTGATGAGGAGAAGAATAGAATTGAAGTAGCTGATTTTGGACTTGGGAAAATTGATGTATTTGGCCTACAAATTCTGACCTATGTGAGTACAGAGAGGGTTTGTGCTAAAGAACTTATTCTATTTCCAAGACAAACTTGTCCAGAACATAGGCATCCTCCTTTCGGCGGAGATCTTGGTAAGGAAGAAACCTTTAGATGTAGATGGGGAAAAGTTTATCTTTATGTTCCTGGCGAGCCTGCGGAGAATCCTAAAGCTACTGTTCCCGAAGAAAAGAAAAAGTATTTTACTGTTTGGCATGAGATAGAACTGAATCCGGGGGAGCAATATACTCTTTACCCTAACATTCCCCATTGGTTTCAAGCAGGAGATGAAGGCGCTATTGTTTCAGAATTTTCTACCCGAAATTCAGATGAATATGATATCTTTACAGATCCTGAAATAAGAAGAATTCCTGTGATTGAGGAAGATTAA
- a CDS encoding DUF4352 domain-containing protein gives MRKGVILIIIWLLFFSLSFGETTPLIIQGKEVKGENLDGLIVYILKVQKIEELPLYLDFKYLPEGIFYMVNLFIWNKTEKEILLTHNNFSLIDDDGRKNPVSTFASVYYALRDYNVFFKKYIKPGELMEGYLIFEINKSNTPYKLNIVDIPEKGKSYTVSLNL, from the coding sequence ATGAGAAAAGGAGTAATTCTTATAATAATATGGCTTTTATTCTTTAGCCTCTCTTTTGGAGAAACCACACCTCTTATAATTCAAGGAAAGGAAGTAAAAGGAGAAAATCTTGACGGTCTTATAGTATACATTCTTAAAGTTCAAAAAATAGAAGAACTTCCCTTATACTTGGATTTCAAATATCTCCCAGAAGGAATCTTCTATATGGTTAATTTATTTATATGGAATAAAACCGAAAAGGAGATATTACTTACCCACAATAATTTTAGTTTAATCGACGATGATGGAAGAAAAAATCCTGTAAGCACCTTTGCCTCCGTATATTATGCCTTAAGGGACTATAATGTCTTTTTTAAGAAATATATAAAACCTGGAGAGTTAATGGAAGGATATTTAATCTTTGAAATTAATAAATCAAATACTCCTTATAAATTAAACATTGTAGATATTCCTGAAAAAGGAAAAAGCTATACTGTCTCCCTCAATCTTTAG
- a CDS encoding ribonuclease HII — translation MYGRSWKLDINESEKIKSYLIKMGGVEESIKNSYELWRIKLGGSTFIYYTSGKLYSTPSAKVINIWDEIDKLVSKSYDLNKDYVLGFDEVGKGEVFGPIITCGVLIRKDVISQIPSELKTPDTKKSHGFEYWTRILKVLEDLISDGFYYIIDIIQPREIDRFNINQLLDLSYMKLIKQLITDLPYRKEVRIVIDDYGVGEGLQRFLEIIKGENNFETIIVTESEDKFLEAKLASLIAKSYRESILKNLQERYEIPESLIKGNMSNKALESFLKNYSKDDLWFIRRSFGKRIKKEKPSFYNLISEDNFRCFFCGKESSKVILKDYRFLCSFCGKEIKDLELAMKYHSGIIKLEKESFYSFFEIIKNSYLFDGFSFLVDNSLRNLLTPYEDIGRILILKRAFSKFLTLKIEGDSIAFSFFRNIYNV, via the coding sequence TTGTATGGGAGAAGTTGGAAGTTAGATATTAATGAAAGTGAGAAAATAAAAAGTTATTTGATAAAAATGGGAGGTGTGGAGGAATCTATTAAAAATTCTTATGAATTATGGAGAATAAAATTAGGAGGTAGCACTTTTATATATTATACTTCTGGTAAGTTGTATAGTACTCCTTCAGCCAAGGTCATAAATATTTGGGATGAAATAGATAAACTTGTTAGTAAGAGCTATGATTTGAATAAAGACTATGTTTTAGGATTTGACGAAGTAGGTAAGGGAGAAGTATTTGGACCAATTATAACTTGTGGAGTTCTTATAAGAAAAGACGTTATCTCCCAGATACCCTCCGAGTTAAAAACTCCTGATACAAAAAAATCTCATGGTTTTGAGTACTGGACAAGGATACTAAAGGTACTTGAGGATCTTATATCCGATGGGTTTTATTATATTATTGATATTATTCAGCCTCGAGAAATTGATCGTTTTAATATTAACCAGCTCTTGGACTTGTCTTATATGAAACTCATAAAGCAGTTAATTACTGATTTACCTTATAGAAAAGAAGTAAGAATCGTAATTGACGATTATGGAGTAGGAGAGGGATTGCAAAGGTTTTTGGAGATTATAAAGGGAGAAAACAATTTTGAAACTATTATTGTCACAGAGTCGGAAGATAAATTTTTAGAAGCTAAATTGGCATCTTTAATTGCAAAATCTTACAGGGAGAGCATATTAAAAAATTTGCAGGAAAGATATGAAATTCCAGAAAGTTTAATCAAGGGGAATATGTCTAATAAAGCCTTGGAATCCTTCTTAAAAAATTATTCCAAGGATGATCTGTGGTTTATCAGAAGATCTTTTGGAAAAAGGATTAAGAAGGAAAAGCCTTCTTTTTATAATTTAATATCCGAGGATAATTTTAGATGCTTCTTTTGTGGTAAAGAAAGTAGTAAGGTAATTTTAAAAGATTATAGATTTCTTTGTTCCTTTTGTGGTAAGGAGATAAAAGATCTTGAGCTGGCTATGAAATATCATAGTGGAATTATTAAGTTAGAAAAAGAGAGCTTTTACTCTTTTTTTGAAATTATTAAGAATTCCTACTTATTTGATGGGTTTAGTTTTTTAGTTGATAATTCTTTAAGGAATCTTCTTACTCCCTACGAGGATATAGGAAGAATACTAATTCTTAAAAGGGCTTTTTCAAAGTTTTTAACCCTAAAGATTGAGGGAGACAGTATAGCTTTTTCCTTTTTCAGGAATATCTACAATGTTTAA